The Paenibacillus antri genomic sequence CGACTTGTACTTCGCCTTGAACACGGGCTGGCCGATTCTGATGTGCCGCGACCCGCAAGCCGTATACGACATGAATATCATGGCGATCAAGCTGGCGGAGCATCCGAAGGTGCGCTTGCCGGTGCTCGTCGCATCCGACGGTTACTTCACGTCCCACCAGAAGCGCCGCGTGCAGACGTTCGCGAACAAGTCGGACGTACAGGCGTTCGTCGGCGAGCAGCCGCCGCAAGGATTCCCGCACGTGCTCGACCGGAACAATCCGATCACCGTCGGCCCGTACATGAACGAGCCGGATTATATCAATAACTGTTACCAACAATCGGTCGCCATGTACAACGCGGGAGAGGTATACGAGGAGATTCGCAAGGAATTTGCTGCGTTGACGGGCCGCGACTACCCGATCCTCGACCTGTACATGATGGACGACGCGGAAGTCGTGTTGTTCACGCTGAATTCCGCATCGGAAATTACGAAGGTCGCCGTCGACCAGCTCCGCGCCAAGGGCGTGAAGGCGGGGTCGATCGCGCCGAATATGATTCGTCCGTTCCCGGGGGGGCAGATCGCAGAAGCGCTGAAGAACGCGAAAGCCGTCGTCGTGGCGGACCGCGCGGATTCGTACGGCGCGCAAGGCGGCAACATGACGCTCGAGGTGAAGGCGGCGCTGTTCACGAACGGCGTGAAGGACATCCAAGTGATTTCCCGCGTCTACGGTCTCGGGGGCAAGGATTACTTCTTGGAAGACGCGCATGCGTTCTTCGAGCTCGCGATCGACGCGGCCGCGAAAAACAAAGTGGAAGTGCCGTTCGACTACTACGGCCACACGCCGGGCGACCCGGACAAGGCGCCTAAGCGGGTACTCGAGCCGATGGCGTACGAGGACTTGAAGACGGGTCTCATTACCGTCAATAAAGACGAAGAGACCGGCCAGCTGAAGGTTAAGGTTCCGCCGATCCGGCAGCTCACGAAGAAGCCGAAGCGGATGGCGCCGGGCCACGGCGCGTGCCCGGGCTGCGGCATCTTCTCGGGTCTCGAGCTGTTCTTCAAGGGCATCGAAGGCGATATCGTTGCGCTGTACCATACGGGCTGCGCGATGGTCGTCACGACGGGCTTCCCGTACTCGTCCCACAAGGCTACGTACATTCACAACCTGTTCCAGAACGGCGCGGCGACGCTGTCCGGCGTCGTGGAGATGTTCTGGGAGCGCAAGCGCCGCGGGGAACTCGATCAGTACGGACTGAAAGACGACTTTACGTTCGTCATGATCACGGGCGACGGCGGCATGGATATCGGCATGGGGCCGGCGATCGGCGCCGCGCTTCGCAATCATAAGATGATCGTGCTCGAGTACGACAACGAAGGCTATATGAATACAGGCGCGCAGTTGTCCTATTCGACGCCGCTCGGCCACCGTACGTCGACGTCCAACGTCGGCAAGCACCAAGGCGGCAAGCTGTTCCACCATAAGGACACGGCGCAAATCATGGCGGCGACGAACATTCCGTACGTCTTCACCGGCTCCGAGTCCCAGCCGCAAGATTTGCTGCGTAAGGCCGCGAAGGCGCAATATTACGCGCAAAACGAGGGCATGGTATATGGTAAGATCTTGATCACTTGCCCGCTGAACTGGCTGTCGGAGGAGAAGGACGGCCAGACGATCATCGACAACGCGGTCAACTCTTGCTTCTTCCCGTTATACGAAATCGAGAACGGCGTGACGAACATTACGTACAATCCGGAAGAGAAGAACAAGCGCGTTCCGCTCTCCGACTGGCTGAAGCAGATGGGCAAGACGCGTCATATGACGAAGCCGGAGTACGAAGCTGCGTACAAGTCGTTCGAGCAAGAAGTGGATCGTCGCTGGAGCCGTCTCAAGGCGAAGCACGAGAACCCGTACTTGTAAGGAACGGAGAAGCGCGCATGCCATATGTATTGCGTCACCGGCATACGGGAGAGATCGCCGCAGGGACGCTCCGCAACGTGTATGACCTGGATTATTACGGGGCCGTATGGTGGGAGACCGAGGAGGAGGCGGCAAGCGACGCCGCCTCCCGCCCGGAGTGGGTTCCGACTCAGGTGACGGAAGCGAAGTTGAAAGTGTTCAACGTGAAGCTGAATAACGATGCCGGCCGGAAGTTGTTCATCGACGACAACGGGACGCTACGCGTCGAGAAGGGTTCCGCCGTATAACGGCGGAACTTTTTCGATTGTTCGCGTCGCGTCGGCAGGGGAAAGGATTCGCATGGCGATTACATCGACGACGAATTATTATGAATGGCTGGGTATGGCCGATCGGCAGGAGGAACTGCGGGAGACGGTCGAGCGCATCGGCTACGACGCGTTCCGCGTCTTGGTCGACCAACTGGAGAAAGCGCTGAAGGAAGTCGAGGAGGGCGGATTCGACGATTACGCCGCGCGTCTGGCCGCGGGGGAGCGTCTGTTTCCGGAGCCGTCCCGCTTCAGCCCGACGTGGCAGGTCGTATGGGCGGAGCTCGGCGAGAAGCTGCGTTGGAAGCGGTACGCCTACGAAGCCGTCTCTTCCGCGGATCGGGAAGGCGAATGGCAGATCGTCATGGATAACCCGTTCACGAACAACGAGGTGGTTTGTTATCCGACGCTCAGCTTTATCGAAGCCGCGTATTTGTTCGGCTACTTTAAGCCGACGCTCGAAAAAAACGAATATTTGCGACTGCAGAAGGTCGTTAACGCGCTGCAGCTGACAGGAGAATAACGACCGACCGAAGCGAGCCGGGGAAACCCGATGACAGCGGTTGCAAAATAAGGCTTGTCGTCCGAGCTTCTGTTCTATTACAATAGGTACAGAGGCGAATACAAGGCGGTGAAACCGAATGCAGCAGCTTTCTGTCGTCCACTTCTTCGACAGCCTGCCGCCCAAGCTTTGCCGCACCTGCGGCGAAGCGTTGCACGAGCAGGCGGACTGCTATTGGAACCATTGCTTCGAATGCATGGATTTGCATGTCGTCCCGTTGTCCTTGTCGCCCCGGTTCGCGGCGAAATCTTCGTCCGCGCCGGTCTAAGCACCGATCGAAACATCGAGTTTGCCTCCGGCGAAGTTGTTGTCGTCGGGGGCGCTTTTCGTTCTGCGCGGAATTCGGGCGGAATGAATCTTAACTTTTTGGGACATTTATGATATGTATGTATAGAGTCGATTTCGGATTGTCCGGGAAGGAGGGCGCCTGATGAAACGGCGTTTTGTCATCGAAGCGGTCATGGCGGCCATTTACGGAGAGATTATGGTCCCGAACCGTCCGGTAGAATATTTGTTGCCGTATTCCACCGTGCAAGAGCTGTACGATATGAAAGAAAATTCGGAGCCCGTCATGCCGGACCCGGCGGACGACGCGCACGTCAAGAAGAAAATCCTAGAGATGATCGCCTTCTTCGAGGATTCGTTCAATCGAAAGAAGATCGAACGGTCGTTCTCCGCGCCTTGGAAACAGAGCCCGCCGCTCGTCGTGAACGAGCAGGTGTCGTTCGTGGTCGTCAATTCGATCGAGAACGCGCAATACGGAGAGACGTTCGATCCGATCGAGACCGAGCTGCTGCTTACGTCGCTTCGGGAGCAGGTTCCGATTTTAACGGACCAGCTGGATTTCCTCGAGCGCGTGATCGAAACCGAGGTGCCGGTCCAAGTGTTCGATATCGAAGATTTCGAATATGCCATGGAAGCCGACGAGCCTGTCGAAGACTGGAAGACGACGTGAACGAACCGGAGCAGCGATCCGCATACGGCCCATCGGCCGGCGGCGCCCTCCGGTTTTCTTTTGCTCGAAACGGTAATTCGCTGTGGCGCGTCGACGCGTAGATACGTTTTCTTATTGACGTTAACCACTGCTCAATATAGAATGTGAGATAAGTTTTTATACAGATTTGCATATCGTTGAGGGGGACTTTACGGATGAGTTTACGGACAAGCTGGAAAGCGATTTCGCTCGTGCTCGCCGCGGCGACGTTGACGTTCGCGGTCGGCTGCTCCAATCAAGGAAGCGGAGAGAAAGTTTATCAAGTCGGGATTTCGCAGATCGTAGAGCACCCGTCTCTGGATGCGACGAGGGAAGGCTTCATCGCGGGCCTCAAAGACGCGGGGCTCGTCGAAGGCGAGAACCTCAAGATCGCTTACAGCAACGCGCAAGGCGATAACTCGACGAACGCGACGATCGCGCAAAACTTCAAAGCGGACAAGAAAGACCTCGTCCTCGGGATCGCGACGCCTTCCGCGGTCGCGCTTGCCGACGCGATCAAGGACGCTCCGGTCCTCTTCACGGCGGTCACCGATCCGATCGGCGCGGGACTGCTCGAAAATCCGGAGAAGCCGGGCGGTAACGTTACGGGCGTCTCGGACACGCATCCGGACGAAATCGCGAAGCTGATGGATTTCATCGCGGCGAACTTCCCGGACGTGAAGACGGTCGGTACGGTCATTAACCAAGGGGAACAGAACGCGGTCGTCTCCATCGAACGCGCGCAAGCGGCGATGGACGCGCACGGCGTGAAGATCGAGACGGCGGCCGTCACGAACAGCTCCGAGGTGAAGCAGGCGGCGGAATCGCTCGTCGGCCGCGTCGACGCGATCTACATCCCGAAGGACAACACGGTCGTCTCCGCGTTCGAAGCGGTCGTCGGCGTCGCGAACGAGAAGAAGCTTCCGCTCTTCGTCGGCGACATCGATTCCGTCAAGCGCGGCGCGTTCGCGACGTTCGGCTACGAGTACTACGACATCGGCTACACGACGGGCAAGATGGCGGCCGATATTTTGCTCAACGGGAAAAATCCGGGCGACGTACCGGTCGGCTTTCCGGAGCAGCTCGACTTGTACTACAGCGAGCCGGCGGCCGCGGCGCAAGGCGTCGAGGTGACGCAAGCGATTCGGGACTTGATTTCCGACGAAGCGGTGCAGGTGATCAAGGAAGTCGCGCAACCATAAACCATTACCGGAGAGTGACCCGTTCGCGGGCCACTCTTACCTTTTACGGAGGGGTATTTCCATGGCTTTCCTAAGTTCCTTGCTCGGATCGATCGTCGGATCGGTGGAGCTCGGCCTGATGTACGCGATTATGGCGCTCGGCGTGTACCTCACGTACCGGGTGCTGGATTTCCCGGACTTGACGGTGGACGGGAGCTTTACGACCGGCGCGGGCATCGCGGCGGGCATGATCGTCGCGGGTTATTCCCCGTGGCTCGCCACGGGCGTCGCCTTCCTCGGCGGCTTGGCGGCTGGCGCGGTTACGGGCTTGCTCCATACGAAGGGCGGCATCAACCCGCTCTTGTCGGGCATTCTCATGATGATCGCTTTGTATACGATCAACTACCGCATCATGGGACGACCGAACATTCCATTGTTGAATCAAGAGACGGTGTTTCCGGACGGGAGCCTGTTCCTCGGCTCGACCTACGCGCTGCTGATGGCGCCGATCATCGTGCTCGTCTTGAAGCTGCTGCTGGACTGGTTCCTGCGTACGGATCTCGGCATGGCGATTCGCGCGACGGGCGACAACGCCCGCATGGTTCGCAGCTTCGGCGTCAATACGGACAACACGATCGTCACGGGCGTCAGCCTCTCCAACGGCCTCGTCGCGATGGCCGGCGCGTTCGTGGCGCAATACCAAGGCTTCGCCGACTTGCAGATGGGGATCGGGATGATCGTCATCGGTCTCGCCTCGGTCATCATCGGGGAGGTCATCTTCGGCGTACGCTCGATCTGGCGGACGACGCTTGCCGTCATTCTCGGCGCCGTCGTCTATCGGATCGTCATCGCGCTTTCGATCCGCTACGGCTTGGAAGCGTCCGATATGAAGCTGATGACGGCGCTGATCGTTACGGTCGCGCTCATCGTGCCGATGGTGAACAAGCGGAGAAGACAACGGCTCGTCGGGCGCAAGCGAAGTCTCGAGCTGACCGAGGAGGCGGGGACCTGAGATGCTGACCCTATCCAACGTTACGAAAATCTTTTACCCGTATTCCGCCGACGAGAAGATCGCCTTATCCAACGTCTCGCTGACGCTTAAGGAAGGGGACTTCGTCACGGTGATCGGCAGCAACGGGGCGGGGAAGTCGACGCTGATGAACGTCGTGTCGGGCGTGCTCGCGCAGGAACGAGGCGACGTGTCGATCGACGGGACGATCGTCAACGGCATGTCCGAGCATGAACGAAGTCGCTGGATCGGCCGCGTGTTCCAAGACCCGATGGCGGGAACGGCTCCGCATATGACGATCGAGGAGAACCTCGCGCTCGCGCATCTGCGGGGCGCGTCGCGCGGGCTTCGCGCCGGCGTGACGAAGGAGAAGCGGACGATGTTCGTCGAGCAGCTGCGCAGCCTCGGCCTGGGGCTCGATTCTCGGCTGACCGCCCGCGTGGGACTATTGTCCGGCGGGGAGCGTCAGGCGCTGAGCCTGCTGATGGCGACGTTCACGCAGCCCAAGGTGCTGCTGCTCGACGAGCATACCGCCGCGCTCGATCCGTCCCGCGCGGCGCTCGTGACCGAGCTGACCGACAAGATCGTCAACGAAAACCGGCTGACGACGTTAATGATTACGCATAACATGGAGCAAGCGATTCGGCTCGGGAACCGCTTGATCATGATGGATAAAGGGAAGATCATTCTGGATATCGGCGGGGAAGAGAAGCGGGCGCTCACGGTCGAATCGCTTCTCGATCGATTCGCGGCGATTCGCGGCGAGAAGCTCGCCGACGAACGCCTCGTCTTGGGGTAATCGAATAGGGGTTATTAGGATCGCCCGGCGCATAGGTGCCGGGCGATCGCCGTTCCATGGTGCCGGCCGGTCTCGATGAACACTTCGTTCGCGTCCTCGCCGGAGGCGACGACGCCGGCGACGTACAGCCCCTTCACCGTCGTCTCCATCGTCTCGGGGTCGTACACCGGGGCGCCCGTCTCCGGCTTGGTCTCGGCGCCGGCGCCTCCGAGCAGCGTCCGGTCGGGGCGGAAGCCGGTCAACGCCAACACGAAGTCGGCGTCTCTCGTCTCCGCGCTGCCGTCCGCGTGCCGGATCCTCACCCGACCGGGCTGGATCTCGACGACTTGAGCGTTATACAGCATCCCGATCGCCCCCTTGGCGACGGCGCCTTCGAACAGCGGACGCACCCAAGGCTTGATCTTCTGCTTCGCGGCGTCGCCGCGGTAGACGACGAACGGCTCGGCGCCGACGCGGCTGAGCTCCATCGCCGCGTCCACGGCCGAGTTGTTGCCGCCGATGATCGCGACCTTCGTGCCGGCGTACGGATGCGCCTCCGTGAAGTAATGCGAAACATGCGGCAGCTCTTCGCCCGGAATGCCGATCGCGTTCGGCCGATCGAAATACCCGGTCGCGACGACGACGGCGCGCGATTCGTAAAATCGCTTAATGCCGTGCCGCTCCGTCTCGACGAGGAAGAAGCCTTCGGCGGTCTTGCGGATGAGCGTCGCTTCCTCGTACGGGCGCACGTCCAGCTTGCGCCGCTGCGCGACGTTGCGGTAATACTCGAGCGCCTCCCGGCGCGTAGGCTTGTCGTGCGGCGTCGGAAACGGGTATCCGCCGATTTCGAGCAGCTCGGGCGTGCTGAAGAAGTGCAAATTCGTCGGATATCGGTAGATCGAATGGACGAGATTGTATTTTTCGATGACGACGGCGCCGATGCCGGCGTCTTGCAGCGCGATCGCGGCCGCCAGTCCGCAGGGACCGGCGCCGACGACGATGACGTCTTCCATGGCGAACCCTCCACTCCCAAGAAGGAAAAATGAGTTTTCGATTATCCTACCTCATTTTCGCCGAAGATGCCATTCGCGGTATGAAGCGCGTCGCGGAGGAACGCGGCGGCTTCGCTTACGCGCTGATGCGGCCGGAAGACGGCGGCGACGCCGGTCGCGCGCAGCGCCGGCTCGTCGGCGGCCGGGATGATGCCGCCGACGACGAGCAGCCCGCGCCAGCCGGCGTCCCGCAGCGCGTCGACGAGCCGCGGCACGATCGTCAGGTGCGCGCCGGCGAGCGACGACAGCCCGACGCAGTCGGCGGCGACGTCGACCGCTTGCCGGGCGACCTCCTCCGGCGTCCGGCGGATGCCCGTGTAAAACACGGCGAAGCCTTCTTCCCGCAAACCGCGAGCGACGACGAGCGCGCCGCGGTCGTGGCCGTCGAGGCCGCACTTGGCGATCAGCACCGTGGGCGGCCGCTTCGTCTCGGAACCGAAGCCGGGATGCGTCGAATTCATGGGGCGATTCTC encodes the following:
- a CDS encoding ABC transporter substrate-binding protein, with amino-acid sequence MSLRTSWKAISLVLAAATLTFAVGCSNQGSGEKVYQVGISQIVEHPSLDATREGFIAGLKDAGLVEGENLKIAYSNAQGDNSTNATIAQNFKADKKDLVLGIATPSAVALADAIKDAPVLFTAVTDPIGAGLLENPEKPGGNVTGVSDTHPDEIAKLMDFIAANFPDVKTVGTVINQGEQNAVVSIERAQAAMDAHGVKIETAAVTNSSEVKQAAESLVGRVDAIYIPKDNTVVSAFEAVVGVANEKKLPLFVGDIDSVKRGAFATFGYEYYDIGYTTGKMAADILLNGKNPGDVPVGFPEQLDLYYSEPAAAAQGVEVTQAIRDLISDEAVQVIKEVAQP
- the yhfH gene encoding protein YhfH, which gives rise to MQQLSVVHFFDSLPPKLCRTCGEALHEQADCYWNHCFECMDLHVVPLSLSPRFAAKSSSAPV
- a CDS encoding cobalamin B12-binding domain-containing protein, translated to MNSTHPGFGSETKRPPTVLIAKCGLDGHDRGALVVARGLREEGFAVFYTGIRRTPEEVARQAVDVAADCVGLSSLAGAHLTIVPRLVDALRDAGWRGLLVVGGIIPAADEPALRATGVAAVFRPHQRVSEAAAFLRDALHTANGIFGENEVG
- a CDS encoding YpdA family putative bacillithiol disulfide reductase, encoding MEDVIVVGAGPCGLAAAIALQDAGIGAVVIEKYNLVHSIYRYPTNLHFFSTPELLEIGGYPFPTPHDKPTRREALEYYRNVAQRRKLDVRPYEEATLIRKTAEGFFLVETERHGIKRFYESRAVVVATGYFDRPNAIGIPGEELPHVSHYFTEAHPYAGTKVAIIGGNNSAVDAAMELSRVGAEPFVVYRGDAAKQKIKPWVRPLFEGAVAKGAIGMLYNAQVVEIQPGRVRIRHADGSAETRDADFVLALTGFRPDRTLLGGAGAETKPETGAPVYDPETMETTVKGLYVAGVVASGEDANEVFIETGRHHGTAIARHLCAGRS
- a CDS encoding ABC transporter ATP-binding protein, which translates into the protein MLTLSNVTKIFYPYSADEKIALSNVSLTLKEGDFVTVIGSNGAGKSTLMNVVSGVLAQERGDVSIDGTIVNGMSEHERSRWIGRVFQDPMAGTAPHMTIEENLALAHLRGASRGLRAGVTKEKRTMFVEQLRSLGLGLDSRLTARVGLLSGGERQALSLLMATFTQPKVLLLDEHTAALDPSRAALVTELTDKIVNENRLTTLMITHNMEQAIRLGNRLIMMDKGKIILDIGGEEKRALTVESLLDRFAAIRGEKLADERLVLG
- a CDS encoding thiamine pyrophosphate-dependent enzyme; protein product: MAIEFEKEVSAGTVEQRIVYESGNEMAAYAAHQINYHIMGYFPISPSTEVAQFLDLMKANGQHDIKLIPADGEHGSAGICYGASTAGGRVFNATSANGYLYMLEQMPVQSGTRFPMVMNLVCRSVSGPLNIHGDHSDLYFALNTGWPILMCRDPQAVYDMNIMAIKLAEHPKVRLPVLVASDGYFTSHQKRRVQTFANKSDVQAFVGEQPPQGFPHVLDRNNPITVGPYMNEPDYINNCYQQSVAMYNAGEVYEEIRKEFAALTGRDYPILDLYMMDDAEVVLFTLNSASEITKVAVDQLRAKGVKAGSIAPNMIRPFPGGQIAEALKNAKAVVVADRADSYGAQGGNMTLEVKAALFTNGVKDIQVISRVYGLGGKDYFLEDAHAFFELAIDAAAKNKVEVPFDYYGHTPGDPDKAPKRVLEPMAYEDLKTGLITVNKDEETGQLKVKVPPIRQLTKKPKRMAPGHGACPGCGIFSGLELFFKGIEGDIVALYHTGCAMVVTTGFPYSSHKATYIHNLFQNGAATLSGVVEMFWERKRRGELDQYGLKDDFTFVMITGDGGMDIGMGPAIGAALRNHKMIVLEYDNEGYMNTGAQLSYSTPLGHRTSTSNVGKHQGGKLFHHKDTAQIMAATNIPYVFTGSESQPQDLLRKAAKAQYYAQNEGMVYGKILITCPLNWLSEEKDGQTIIDNAVNSCFFPLYEIENGVTNITYNPEEKNKRVPLSDWLKQMGKTRHMTKPEYEAAYKSFEQEVDRRWSRLKAKHENPYL
- a CDS encoding ADP-heptose synthase, whose translation is MKRRFVIEAVMAAIYGEIMVPNRPVEYLLPYSTVQELYDMKENSEPVMPDPADDAHVKKKILEMIAFFEDSFNRKKIERSFSAPWKQSPPLVVNEQVSFVVVNSIENAQYGETFDPIETELLLTSLREQVPILTDQLDFLERVIETEVPVQVFDIEDFEYAMEADEPVEDWKTT
- a CDS encoding ABC transporter permease, which produces MAFLSSLLGSIVGSVELGLMYAIMALGVYLTYRVLDFPDLTVDGSFTTGAGIAAGMIVAGYSPWLATGVAFLGGLAAGAVTGLLHTKGGINPLLSGILMMIALYTINYRIMGRPNIPLLNQETVFPDGSLFLGSTYALLMAPIIVLVLKLLLDWFLRTDLGMAIRATGDNARMVRSFGVNTDNTIVTGVSLSNGLVAMAGAFVAQYQGFADLQMGIGMIVIGLASVIIGEVIFGVRSIWRTTLAVILGAVVYRIVIALSIRYGLEASDMKLMTALIVTVALIVPMVNKRRRQRLVGRKRSLELTEEAGT